A single region of the Aeromonas hydrophila subsp. hydrophila ATCC 7966 genome encodes:
- a CDS encoding acetoacetate--CoA ligase, translating to MHNLCLWQPDQERIQQSNLQHFMAEVNRFHGLQLHSYAQLYQWSVEKTTRFWPLVWQHCGVKGELGNIVAENRQEMQRTRWFPDSRLNFAENLLRRQDDTPAIISRIEGSPSQTLSWRELADQVARLAQWLRGQGIGRGDVVAAYLPNIPQTVVAMLATTSLGAIWTSTSPDFGEASVVERFGQTRPRVLFAVDGYHYNGKAIDIQDKVAGVVGQIDSIEQTVIIPLLGHPLQLGHDWRQILASQPDASLQFEPMAFNDPLYILYSSGTTGKPKCIVHGIGGTLLQHLKEHQLHCDIKPGERIFYFTTCGWMMWNWLVSALASGATLVLYDGSPFYPDGNVLWDLARDEEVALFGTSAKYLDALHKQGYAPIKTHQLPQLRLICSTGSVLSPEGFDYVYQQIKRDVQLSSISGGTDICSCFVIGNPISPVYRGESQGRGLGLAVQVFNEAGQPVQGEKGELVCTKPFPAQPIGFWGDASGDKYHAAYFERFDNIWCHGDWIELTPTGGILFYGRSDATLNPGGVRIGTSEIYRYVEQLEEVEESIVIGQQWQQDERVVLFVKLKPGLMLDEALRERIRQQVRLHCTARHVPARILQVDAIPRTKSGKIVELAVREVVHNRPVNNTHALADPEVLSQYRDRPELAS from the coding sequence ATGCACAACCTTTGCCTGTGGCAACCGGATCAGGAGCGGATTCAGCAATCCAACCTCCAGCACTTCATGGCCGAGGTCAACCGCTTCCACGGCCTGCAGCTGCACAGCTACGCCCAGCTCTACCAGTGGTCGGTGGAGAAGACAACCCGTTTCTGGCCGCTGGTGTGGCAGCACTGCGGCGTCAAGGGCGAGCTCGGTAACATAGTGGCGGAGAACCGCCAGGAGATGCAGCGCACCCGCTGGTTCCCCGACAGCCGGCTCAACTTCGCCGAAAACCTGTTGCGCCGCCAGGACGACACGCCGGCCATCATCTCCCGCATCGAGGGTAGCCCCAGCCAGACCTTGAGCTGGCGCGAGCTGGCGGATCAGGTCGCCAGACTGGCCCAGTGGCTGCGTGGCCAGGGCATCGGCCGGGGCGACGTAGTGGCAGCCTACCTGCCCAATATCCCGCAAACCGTGGTGGCCATGCTGGCAACCACCAGCCTGGGAGCGATCTGGACCTCCACCAGCCCCGATTTCGGCGAAGCCAGCGTGGTGGAGCGCTTCGGCCAGACCCGGCCGCGGGTGCTGTTTGCGGTGGATGGCTATCACTACAACGGCAAGGCCATCGACATTCAGGACAAAGTGGCAGGGGTCGTCGGCCAGATCGACAGCATAGAGCAGACAGTCATCATCCCCCTGCTGGGCCATCCCCTGCAGCTGGGCCACGACTGGCGCCAGATCCTGGCCAGCCAGCCGGATGCCAGCCTGCAGTTCGAGCCCATGGCCTTCAATGACCCGCTCTACATCCTCTATTCGTCCGGCACCACCGGCAAGCCCAAGTGCATCGTGCACGGCATCGGCGGCACCCTGCTGCAACATCTGAAAGAGCATCAGCTGCACTGCGACATCAAGCCGGGGGAGCGCATCTTCTACTTCACCACCTGCGGCTGGATGATGTGGAACTGGCTGGTGAGCGCGCTCGCCTCCGGCGCCACCCTGGTGCTCTACGACGGCTCCCCCTTCTACCCGGACGGCAACGTGTTGTGGGATCTCGCCCGCGACGAAGAGGTCGCCCTGTTCGGCACCTCGGCCAAATACCTGGATGCGCTGCACAAGCAGGGCTATGCCCCCATCAAGACCCACCAGCTGCCACAGTTGCGGCTTATCTGCAGCACCGGCTCCGTGCTGTCGCCGGAGGGGTTCGACTACGTCTATCAGCAGATCAAGCGGGATGTGCAGCTCAGCTCCATTTCCGGCGGCACCGACATCTGCTCCTGCTTCGTCATCGGCAACCCCATCAGCCCCGTCTACCGCGGCGAGAGCCAGGGACGCGGCCTCGGCCTCGCGGTACAGGTGTTCAACGAAGCGGGCCAGCCGGTGCAGGGGGAAAAGGGTGAGCTGGTCTGTACCAAGCCCTTCCCGGCCCAGCCCATCGGTTTCTGGGGGGACGCCAGCGGCGACAAGTACCACGCCGCCTATTTCGAACGGTTCGACAACATCTGGTGCCATGGCGACTGGATCGAGCTGACCCCGACCGGCGGCATCCTGTTCTACGGTCGCTCCGACGCCACTCTCAACCCGGGGGGCGTGCGCATCGGCACCAGCGAGATCTACCGCTATGTCGAGCAGCTGGAGGAAGTAGAAGAGAGCATCGTCATCGGCCAGCAGTGGCAACAGGACGAGCGGGTGGTGCTGTTCGTCAAGCTCAAGCCCGGCCTCATGCTGGACGAAGCGCTGCGCGAGCGCATCCGCCAGCAGGTGCGCCTGCACTGCACCGCCCGTCACGTGCCAGCCCGCATCCTGCAGGTGGACGCCATTCCGCGCACCAAGTCCGGCAAGATAGTGGAGCTGGCGGTGCGGGAAGTGGTGCACAACCGGCCCGTCAACAACACCCACGCCCTCGCCGATCCCGAGGTGCTGAGCCAGTATCGCGACCGGCCCGAACTGGCCAGCTGA